From Pseudomonas sp. FP2335, the proteins below share one genomic window:
- the ptsP gene encoding phosphoenolpyruvate--protein phosphotransferase, with translation MSYNNNELTLSAPLSGPVLALGDVPDEVFASGAIGDGIAIDPLNDCLHAPCDGVIIHVARTGHALTIRADNGAEVLMHVGIDTVELNGEGFALLVKDGARVSQGQALIQFDLDRIARQCRSLVSLIILTNGEHFELRAVAGKSVKVGEPLLQIVARSAAAVEAPVDNTASESSASVRITHRGGLHARPAALIRKAAQGFSSQAQLHFAGKSAPCDSLIGLLGLGIGEGDEVRVTCRGKDSAAALQALVAALSVAVGEEPHAPVTITPRRANREAGVLQGVCAAPGLVCGPLVRLTGIELPQDPGQHSADEQLQHLDTALEQVRSEIRSTLDHARQRKNVDEEDIFAAHLALLEDPTLLDAATRAIEHGSAATHAWRDAIQAQCAVLLGLGKPLFAERANDLRDLQQRVLRALLGEAWHFELPAGAIVSAHELTPSDLLQLSAQHAVGICMAEGGATSHVAILARGKGLPCVVALGAEVLDVPHGQRVVLDAGNGRLELTPSETRHAEVHQIRDAQKQRRQQQQAQAQQAAYTSDGVNIEVAANVASSAEAQVAYENGADGVGLLRTEFLFVDRRTAPDEHEQRQAYQAVLDAMGDKTVIIRTIDVGGDKQLDYLPLPVEANPVLGLRGIRMAQVRPELLDQQLRALLQVSPLARCRILLPMVSEVDELLQIRQRLDELCVELGLTQRPELGVMIEVPAAALLAEQLARHADFLSIGTNDLSQYTLAMDRDHAGLAARVDALHPALLRLIAQTCAGAAKHGRWVGVCGALASDPLATPVLIGLGVSELSVSPPQIGEIKDRVRHLDAAQCRQLSQGLLDLSSAKAVRQACQHHWPLS, from the coding sequence ATGTCCTACAACAATAATGAATTGACCCTCAGCGCCCCGTTAAGCGGGCCAGTACTGGCCCTCGGCGACGTTCCCGACGAAGTGTTCGCCAGCGGCGCCATCGGCGACGGCATTGCCATCGACCCGCTCAACGACTGCCTGCATGCGCCCTGTGACGGCGTGATCATCCACGTCGCCCGCACCGGGCATGCCCTGACGATTCGTGCCGACAACGGCGCCGAGGTGTTGATGCATGTGGGCATCGACACCGTGGAGCTGAATGGCGAAGGGTTCGCGCTGCTGGTCAAGGACGGTGCACGGGTGAGCCAGGGACAGGCGTTGATACAGTTTGATCTGGACCGCATTGCGCGGCAGTGCAGGAGCCTGGTCAGCCTGATTATCCTGACCAACGGCGAGCACTTTGAACTACGCGCGGTCGCGGGAAAATCCGTCAAGGTCGGCGAGCCGTTGCTGCAGATCGTGGCGCGCTCGGCAGCTGCGGTTGAAGCGCCTGTGGATAACACCGCGAGCGAAAGCAGCGCCAGTGTGCGCATCACCCACCGGGGCGGTTTGCATGCGCGTCCGGCGGCGTTGATCCGCAAGGCGGCCCAGGGTTTCAGCAGCCAGGCGCAGCTGCATTTCGCCGGCAAATCGGCGCCGTGCGACAGCCTGATCGGGCTGTTGGGGCTGGGGATTGGTGAAGGCGATGAGGTGCGCGTCACCTGCCGCGGCAAGGATTCGGCGGCGGCGTTGCAGGCATTGGTCGCGGCGTTGTCAGTGGCGGTCGGCGAAGAACCTCACGCGCCGGTGACTATCACGCCGCGCCGCGCGAACCGCGAAGCCGGTGTATTGCAAGGCGTGTGCGCGGCCCCCGGCCTGGTGTGCGGGCCACTGGTGCGCCTGACCGGTATCGAACTGCCGCAGGACCCCGGCCAGCACTCCGCCGACGAACAGTTGCAACACTTGGACACGGCACTGGAACAGGTACGTAGCGAAATCCGCAGCACCCTCGACCACGCCCGCCAGCGCAAGAACGTCGACGAGGAAGACATCTTCGCCGCCCACCTGGCCCTGCTGGAAGACCCGACCTTACTCGACGCGGCCACCCGCGCCATCGAACACGGCAGCGCCGCCACCCACGCCTGGCGCGATGCGATCCAGGCCCAATGCGCGGTGTTGCTGGGCCTGGGCAAACCGCTGTTTGCCGAGCGCGCCAATGACCTGCGCGACCTGCAACAACGTGTGTTGCGCGCCTTGCTGGGTGAAGCCTGGCATTTCGAACTGCCGGCCGGCGCCATTGTCAGCGCCCACGAACTGACCCCCTCGGACTTGTTGCAGTTGAGCGCACAACACGCCGTCGGCATCTGCATGGCCGAAGGCGGCGCGACGTCCCATGTGGCAATCCTCGCCCGAGGCAAAGGCCTGCCCTGCGTGGTCGCGCTGGGAGCCGAAGTACTCGACGTGCCCCACGGCCAGCGCGTGGTGCTGGACGCCGGCAATGGCCGCCTGGAACTGACCCCCAGCGAAACGCGCCACGCCGAAGTGCACCAGATCCGCGACGCGCAGAAACAGCGGCGCCAACAGCAACAGGCCCAAGCCCAACAAGCGGCGTACACCAGCGATGGCGTGAACATCGAAGTCGCCGCCAATGTGGCCTCCAGCGCAGAAGCCCAAGTGGCGTACGAAAACGGCGCCGATGGTGTCGGCCTGCTGCGCACCGAGTTCCTCTTTGTCGACCGTCGCACCGCGCCGGATGAGCATGAGCAACGCCAGGCCTATCAAGCCGTGCTGGATGCCATGGGCGACAAGACGGTGATCATCCGCACCATCGATGTGGGCGGCGACAAGCAACTCGACTATCTACCGCTGCCGGTCGAAGCCAACCCGGTGTTGGGCCTGCGCGGTATCCGCATGGCCCAGGTGCGGCCTGAACTGCTCGATCAACAACTGCGTGCACTGCTGCAAGTCTCGCCGCTGGCGCGTTGCCGCATCCTGCTGCCGATGGTCAGCGAAGTGGATGAACTGCTGCAGATCCGCCAGCGCCTGGATGAACTCTGCGTCGAGCTCGGACTGACCCAACGCCCGGAACTCGGCGTGATGATCGAGGTGCCCGCCGCCGCGCTGCTAGCCGAGCAACTGGCCAGGCATGCGGACTTCCTTTCCATCGGCACCAACGACCTGTCCCAGTACACCCTGGCCATGGACCGCGACCACGCAGGCCTCGCCGCGCGGGTCGATGCGTTGCACCCGGCGTTGCTGCGGCTGATCGCCCAGACCTGCGCCGGGGCGGCCAAGCACGGGCGCTGGGTTGGCGTGTGTGGCGCCCTCGCCTCCGACCCGCTGGCCACACCGGTGCTGATTGGCCTGGGGGTCAGCGAGCTGTCGGTGAGCCCGCCGCAGATCGGTGAAATCAAGGACCGCGTCCGCCACCTGGACGCGGCGCAATGCCGGCAACTGAGCCAGGGCCTGCTCGACCTGAGCAGCGCCAAGGCGGTTCGCCAAGCCTGTCAACACCACTGGCCGCTGAGCTGA